The nucleotide window AGTTGCGGAAGACGAATGGTGTGTCGGCGCCGGGAGCGCAGGCGTCCCGCCTGCTTCGGACGCGCCCGCGCGAGAGCCCGGCGCGTCGGTCACGGCGTCAGCCGGCCGAGCAGGCGCGGGAACGGGATCGACTCACGCACGTGGTGCAGGCCGCAGATCCAACCGAGGGTGCGTTCCACGCCAAGGCCAAAGCCCGCGTGCGGGACGGAGCCGTAGCGGCGCACGTCGAGATACCACGAGAAGTCCTCGCGCGAGAGGCCGTGATGGTCGATCGCCGCGAGCAGCGTCTCGTAGTCGTCCTCGCGCTGGCCGCCGCCGATGATCTCGCCGACACCCTCGGGCGCGATCACATCGACGCACAGCGCCTTGTCCGGATTTTCCGGATCCTTCTTCATGTAAAACGCCTTCACGGCGGCGGGATAGCGGTGAATCATAACCGGGCGGTCGTAGGCGCTTGAGATCGTCGTCTCGTGTTCCGCGCCGAGGTCGTCGCCGTAGTTGAACGGCACCTCGTACGAATCGTTACTCGCCGCGATGATCCGCGCGGCCTCGTCGTAGGAGATGCGTGGAAATGGTTTTTGCACCTTTTCGAGCGGCGCGATGTCGCGCTCGACGGCCGCAAGCTCCGCGCGGCACGTGTCGAGCACGCGCCTGACGACGAAGCAAAGGAAGTCCTCGGCGAGGTCCATGTCGCCGTGCAGGTCCATGAAGGCGACTTCCGGCTCGACCATCCAGAATTCGGTGAGATGGCGGCGCGTCTTGCTCTTTTCGGCGCGGAACGTCGGGCCGAAGCAATATACCTTGCCGAACGCCTGGCACGCCGGCTCCATGTAGAGCTGGCCGGACTGCGAGAGATACGCCTTCTCGCCGAAGTAGTCCGTCGCGAACAGCGTTGTCGTGCCCTCGCAGGGGTTGCCGGTGAGGATTGGCGCGTCGATGAGCGTGAAGCCGTTGGTATCGAAATAGTCGCGGATCGCGCGGATGAGCTGATGGCGCACGCGCAGGATCGCGTGCTGGCGCTTCGAGCGCATCCAAAGGTGGCGGTGGTTCATCAGGAAATCGACGCCGTGCTCCTTCGGCGAGATCGGGTATTCCTCCGCGTTCGGCGTCGCGCTAATTCCGGTGACGTCGATCTCGAATCCGATCGGGCTCCTTGAATCCTCGCGGACGTTGCCGGTGATGACGACGGCGGACTCCTGCGGCAGGCGATCGGCGAACTTGAACGTCTCCTCGTCGAAATTGCCCTTGAACATGACGCACTGGATCGTCTGCGTTCCGTCGCGGACCTGAAGGAAGTGCAGCTTGCCGCTGGAGCGCCGGGCGTAGAGCCAGCCGCGGATTTCGACCTCCTGGCCGACGTGCGTTGCGATATCCGCGATGGTTGTGTGTGTCGCCATGTTCGCCCTATCCGGTCGTCAGTTTCTTGATGCGGATGCCCAAGTCTTCGAGCTGGTCTTCCGACACGCCGCTCGGGCACCCGGCCATGAGGTCGCTGGCCTTGGCTGTCTTGGGAAACGCGATCACGTCGCGGATGTTCGTTGTGCCGGTCAGGAGCATGACGATTCGGTCGAGCCCGAGTGCGATGCCCCCGTGCGGCGGCGTGCCGTACTTGAGCGCGTCGAGGAGAAACCCGAATTTGTCGCGCGCCTCATCCTCGCCGATCGAAAGCGCGCGGAACATCTTGTTTTGCACATCCGCGCGGTGAATTCGGATCGATCCGCCGCCGATCTCGTAGCCGTTCCAGACCATGTCGTACGCGTTGGCGAGCGCCTTGCCCGGCTCGGTATCGAGCAGCCCGATGTCGTCCGGCCGCGGACTCGTGAACGGATGGTGCATCGCGTAGAAGCGCCCATCCTCCTCGCTCCACTCCAGAAGCGGGAAGTCGATCACCCAGAAAAGATCCTGCCGCGCCTCGTCGATGAGGCCAAGCTCGCGCCCGAGCTTCAGGCGAAGCGCGCCGAGCGCGTCGAATACGACCTTCGGCTTGCCGGCGACGATCGCAAGCGTGTCGCCCTCGCTTGGGGAAAGGTTTACGGTCAGGCGTTTTTTCTCGTCGTCCGAGAAGAACTTCGCCTGTCCACCGGTCCAATCGCCCTCGGCGAACTTCATCCAGACGAGCCCGGCCGCGCCGTAGAGCTTCACGTGGTCGGTCAATTCGTCCATGCGTTTGCGCGAGGCGTCGGGGATGGCCGCGAGGATGCCGCGCACGTCGCCGCCGGCGTCGATGGCGCCGCGCAGCACGCGAAATTCCGTCCCGGCAAAAATCCCCGCCAGGTCCGAAAGCTCGAGACCGAAGCGGCGGTCCGGTTTGTCCGAGCCCCAGCGCGAAAGCGCCTCCCCGTAGGAGATTCGGTCAAGCGGCGCCGGGATCTCGTGGCCGATCGCCTTTCGCAGAAGCTCGCCCATCATCGCCTCGGTGAACGCCAGAATGTCCTCGCGTTCGACGAAGCTCGCCTCGATGTCGATCTGCGTGAACTCGGGCTGGCGATCCGCGCGCAGGTCCTCGTCGCGGAAGCACTTCACGATTTGAAAATAGCGGTCGAACCCCGCCACCATCAGGAGTTGCTTGAAGATCTGCGGACTTTGCGGCAGCGCGTAGAACTGCCCCGGGAAGATGCGCGAGGGCACGATGTAGTCGCGCGCGCCCTCCGGCGTGCTCTTGGTGAGCACCGGCGTCTCGATTTCCAGGAAGCCGAGGTCGGACAGGGAATTGCGCACGATGCGCGCGGCTTCGTGCCGCCGCATGAGGATGCGCTGCAGCGGCGCGCGGCGCAGGTCGAGATACCGGTAACGCAGGCGCGTGTCCTCGCCGGCGTCCACGTCGTCCGCGATGACGAACGGCGGCGGCTCGGCGACGTTGAGCACGTGCAGCTCGTTGACGAGGACTTCGACTTCACCTGTCGGAAGCTGCGCGTTTCGCGTGCCCTCCGGGCGAAGGCGCACGTTGCCGACGATGCTGACGACAAATTCGGCGCGCACGGATTTGGCAAGGCTCATCGCCTCGGCGGGCGCGTGATCCGGGTCGATCACGGCCTGCACGACGCCGGTGCGGTCGCGCACGTCCAGGAAAATGATCTGGCCAAGATCGCGACGTTTGGCGACCCACCCGTGAATCACGGCGGTGCGATCGGCGTGTTCGATCCGCGGTTCGCCGCACATATGCGTTCGTTTGCGCAAGAAATTTCACCCCCGGCGAGGAAAAGGCCGCGGCCCAGGCAAGCACCCCGTTTATCCCGTGCCCCATTCGCGGTCAAGGCGGCGCGCGCCCTTCGCGTCACGCTTGGGCCGCGCGGCGTTTGCGGATCCGCGGCCTGCCGCGCCGGGCGGCCGGCGAGCGAATTTTTTCGGCGGGCCGCATATTTTGGGTCTCCGGTTGACATTTATCCGGCGATCGGGGGTGCGAGGGCGAAAAAAAAGCGCAAATCAACGTGTCGGGCTTGAAAAAAGAAATTGACACCACATCTAGTAGGTTGTTATAGTGCGCGCCCAAGAACAGCGGAAACGATGCCGTGGAAAAAAAACGCGGCGCATACGAGGTGATCGACTCGCCTCGGACGGCCAAGCCGCAATCGCGCAACGATGCGGGCCGTCCGACCCGGCAGGCGACAAAAGGCGCGCCCGGCGCGCCAGGTTCTCGGACCTCGGATGGAATCTTGGCCGTCAAGCCGAATCCCTCGAGGCACCGATTTCGTTGACAGGCGTCGGCGGATGAACAAAGGTTTTGTTCATCTCCGCCTGGATGGTGAAACTGGCAGACGCGCAGGACTTAAAATCCTGTGACCGAAAGGTCGTGCGGGTTCGAGCCCCGCTCCAGGCAGTCTGCACAAACAACCGTAACCGGAAAGAGGAGGTAGGCTGAATGGCGATGAAGAAGACGGCCACCAGGAAGTCCACGAGCGTGGCAAAGAAAGCGGCTCCCAAGAAGCCGGCGGCCAAGAAGCCCGCCGCCAAGAAGCCCGCGGCCAAAAAGCCCGCGGCCAAGAAGACGGCGGCCAAGAAGCCCGCCGCGAAGAAGCCCGCCGTGAAGAAGGCCCCGGCCAAGAAGCCGGCCGCCAAGAAGACCGTCGCGAAGAAGGCTCCGGCCAAGAAGACGGCCGCCAAGAAGGCGCCCGCCAAGAAAAAGGCCCCGGCCAAGAAGCCCGCCGCCAAGAAGCCCGCGAAGAAGGCTTCGGGGCGCGCCGTCGTGAAGGGCGCGGGCTCCGCGGGTAAGACCGCGAAGAAAAAGCCCGCGGCCAAGAAGCCCGCCGCCAAGAAGGCCCCGGCCAAGAAGGCGACCGCCAAGAAGGCTCCGGCCAAGAAGTCGGCCGCCAAGAAGGCTCCGGCCAAGAAGGCCCCCGCCAAGAAAAAGGCTCCGGCCAAGAAGGCCCCGGCCAAGAAGGCCGCGGCGAAGAAGCCGGCCGCCAAGAAGCCGGCCGCGAAGAAGCCCGCGGCGAAAAAGCCGGCCGCCAAGAAGGCTCCGGCCAAGAAGCCCGCTGCCAAGAAACCCGCGGCGCCCAAGGCGAAAGCTCCCAAGGCGTCACCTACCAAGCCGGCTCCTGTAAGGACGGCGGCCAAGAAGCCGGCGCAATCCTCTTCGGCCGCCGCGCCCGCAAAGAGGGTCCCCGCGTCGCGTCGACCGGCCGGCTCCCTCGAGGGGCAACGCATCGTCGCCCCCATGGTGGAGACCATCAGTCAGATTTCAACGTATCCGATGACCATCCATGGGAAGTCACCGGACGGCCATGTGTATTCAGGGGTCGGTTCCATCCTGCTCAGCAACGAGCAACATACACGCCGTGCCCAGTACACCGTGACATTCGACACGATTACGTACAGGGGTACGGCCCTTTTGCGCGGAAGTCTGGCGGAAAAGAACCTTGTCCTCGTGCTGGACTATCATGATCGTCCGTATTCGAAGGGGATGGTGGTATCCATTCACGAGCAGGACACCAAGACCGGGAAATTCATCGGACGAGTGCTTTATCAGGGACGCCCCGAGGTCTGTGAGGAAACGATCGTGATCTCGAACTGATCCCGGCCGCCGGGCGCCTTGGGCGCTCCGGTCTCTGTATGCGTATGGCTCGTCAATCGCCCGCTGAAAGCAGCGGGCGATTTTTTTTGTCGGCGGTACACAGGGAGCACGGAGTAGCCACGGAGGACACGGAGAGAGAAGGCTGGAAGATCATCGCCAATGCCGCCACGGAACGCCAGACGACACGCCCCCCCCGTGTTCTCCGTGTCTCCCCGGTGTCCTCTGTGTACCGTCGAGAAAAACGCACGCGCACTTGCGACTATTTTTTCTTCTCCCGCCCCCACACCGACGGCATCACGTAAAGCGGGCGGCCCACGCCACGGAGCGCCCCGTCGCCGTACGCGGCGGCGATCCGCTCGCGCACGATCGCGGCCAGCTCGCCCGCCTGCGCGGGAACGAGACCGTCGGTCGGAACGGAATCGAGAAACTCCGCCTCGATGCGCCCAGGCGCGCAGGTCTTGTTGATGGGATCAAGCGCGGTGTGCGTTTGGCGCAGCACCAACGGCACCACGTCGGCGCCCGCCTCGATCGCCAGGCGAAACAACCCCGACTTGAACGCGCCGAGCGTGCCGTCGCGGCTGATGCCGCCTTCGGGATACGACAGCACCGCCGCGCCGGCGTCGATGCGGTCGATGGCCTGGCGCATCGTCGCGATGGCGGCGTGCCGCGACTTGCGGTCGATGAACATCATCCCCGCGCGCGCCATCGCGGCGCCGACGATGGGGATGCGCCGGATCCCGCGCGTCGCGATGAAGAAAACCTGGATCGGCACGGTGGCGAACGCGACGGCGAAATCCAGATACGACAGATGATTCCCCACGACGACGCACGGCCGGTCCCATCGCGGGCGAAAACGTCCTTCCACATGCAGGCGCGCGCCGGCCAGAGCGATGAGCAGATGCGACCACGACTGCATGAGACGATACGCGAGGCCGCGCGAAATGAATCCGAACGAGAAATACATCATCGCGTAGGGAATCGTGACGACCGCGTAGCCGAGCAGCACAGCGGCGTAACGCCCCCGGGCCCGCCATATCCCGCGCGGGCGTTTATGCAGCGGCGGCGGAAGCGCGTCGCCGGGCGACGGAAGGGGCGCTTCGTGGCGCGCCATGTCGGGCGTGCTCGTCACGGTCATTTGTCCGAATCGCCAAGGCGCGTCCAGCGATCGAGCAGCTCGTCTTCGTCCGATTCTCTTGCCGACGCTGCGCCCGCGCGCGCGGGATCGCCATCGTCCGGCGATTCATCCTGATCGACGCGGTCGGCCGCGCGCCGGTTGTGCGGCGGATCGATGTCGACTCCGAGCCTTTTAGCGTCGCGCGCGAGCAATTTCTCGTATTGGGCACGCTCGGGAATCCGTCGCACCGGACGGTCGGCGCGCCACACGCGCTGGGGAAGGTCGCGGGGGTCGCGCCGAGGCGGCTCGTCGGATGCGGCGCGCGCGGCGCGCTCCGTGGCGATGGGCCGTCGATCGAGCCAGCGCCGCGCGAAAAGCGGAAGCGCCAACGCCACGATCGCCGGCGGCAGCAGCCAGGGCAGGTTGCCGAGGGCGGGGAAGATCAGGCTGACGATCCGCGACGCGCCCGGCGATGCCGCGTCAACGGGTAAGGGCGAAAGAGGCAGCGTGCGAAAGACATCGGGGTGCGCGAGCGTGCGTTGCACGATCGTGGCGAACTGGTGGTGCACGGACAGCGCGGCTGCGTAAACGAACGCCAGCAGAAGCGGAAGCTTGAGAAGCGTCGATCTCATCGTCAGGAGGTGGAAATCGACGAAGCTCGCCACCAGCACGCACGCCAGCGCGATAAACGGCAGAAGGCGCGCGACGTCCTCGGCCCCGCGTCCGGTTTCCGCGACGGGCGCGGCCGCGGCGATCGCGAAGAGCGCGGTCAAAAGGAGAAGCAGCGCGTAGAGCGGGCGACGCAGAAGACCCTCCGCCCGCAGGTTCAGGATTCCGAAAAGCGCGAAGACGAGAAACGGAGTCGAAAGCAACAGCCCGGGCGCACGTTTGGCCGCAAGGCTTGGCGGCAGCGAGGTCGCGGCCTCGAACCACGCGGACGGATGCGCGCCCATGAACAGGAGCCGCAAGGCCGCCGAACCGGAAAACCGGTCCATGCGCGCGCCCGCCTGGGCGACAAGCTCCCCCGCGCCGCCCGGCGCGGTCGCGATAAGCAGCGCCAAGCCCGACAGCGCCGCGCCGGCGACAAGCAAACCGGCACGGCTGCGTTTGGCCAGGAGCGGCCCCTGGATCGCCGCGAGGAAATAGAGAATCGGCGTGGCGAGCGCCATCTCAAGCGACACGAGCGGCGCCGCGAACAGGGCGAGCGCCAGCAGCGCCAGATGCGCGGGCCGGTCCCATCCGGCGCGCACGCGCAGATAGGCGTAAAAAAACGCGAGCACGATGAGCGTCGAGAACGGCGCGGACGTGATGCGTCCGGTCTGCGGAAAGGCGAGCGTCGCGAACGCGAACAGGCCGGCTCCGATCGCGGCCGAAAACGGGCGACAGCCCAGCTCGAGCGCGATGAGATGGACGAACAGCGTGCTCGCGGCGATCGCGCACGCCGAGGCGACAAGCGAGTACTGCCCGAGCGGTCCGGCGCCGGCCGTGGGATCGGAGGGAACGGCCAGACCAAGCGCCCCCGCGCGGGCCTCGGCGAGGGCGCCGAGCGCGTGAAACGGCGCGACGAACAACGCCACGATCGGTCCCGGCCCGCCCTCGCGAAATCCCTCGCGGACCGAGCCGGTCGCGAACGACAGAAAACGCGCGAGATCGCCCGCGTCGGCGATACCGGCCTGCGAAGCCAGGCCCGCGGCGGCAAGAGCCACCATGGCGATTCCCATGCGTACGGGGGTTAACACGGCGGAAGTTTAGCACGAGCAATTTCGGATTTGCGATTGCGGATTGTGGACGAGATCGTGAATTTGGCTCGTGGAAAGGCGGGATGCCGACGCGCGGTTTGTTCACGCCTCGATCCTCGATCCGCGATCGTCGAATCCCGTTTCGCGCGTTGACATCACGCGGCCCCGGCCTTATTGATGTTCTCCCGGTCCGCGGGACGCGAAAGTGGTGGAATTGGTAGACGCGCTGGGTTCAGGGTCCAGTGTCCGCAAGGACGTGGGGGTTCGAGTCCCCCCTTTCGCAAGACGATTTCGGCTTAGGTGCGTCGGCGATGTTTTCGCCGACTTTTCTTTTTCGCGCGCAACACCGTTCGCGCGCGTCGAGGATTGCGTTCGGCGCCTACCCGCTCCCTTGCGGTCGCGGTTACAGACCTGGGAATGCCGAACGTCCGTTTGGCTCTCGCGCACCGGGTCGCGCCGCGCTATTATTTGTTGGCTTAATAACATACCGGAGGCTACCGATGTCCGGCAGGCAGGAACGGGATCGCGCGCAGCCGCCGCGGCCCGGACCGCGGGATGGCGCGCAACCGTCGCCGCCCGAACGGCGAGATGACGCGCGGCCATTTGTCGGCGTGCATGCAAGGTCGGTGAACGGGGCGAGGGTCGCGTCGTTCGCCGCGAGCGCGGTCGTTTACTTCGCCGGCGTCGTCGTGTTCCTCGGTTGGGTTTTCGGCGTTCCGGCCGTTACTTACATCATCCCGGGCCTTGCGACGATGAAGGCCAACACGGCACTTTCATTCGCCTTTCTCGGCGCGTCGCTCCTTCTCCTCCACAAGCCCGACGCGTCGCCGGCGCGCCGAAAAGTGGGCCACGCCAGCGCGGCGATAGCACTGATCATTTGCGGCCTGACTTTTATTGAATACGCCATCGGCGTGAATCTCGGCATCGACGAGCTGCTCTTTACGGATGCCGCCACCCGCGCCGCGGGCGGCGCGTTTCCCGGCCGCCCGTCGCAGGCGACGGCCTTCGTATTTCTCCTTCTTGCGTCCGGCGTGCTTGTGTCCGACATTTCCGTGGGGCGGCGGCGTTTTGGCTTCTCCGAAACGCTCGGCGCGGCGGCCTGGCTTGTCGCGTTCATCTCGATCTCGGGCTATGCCTACGGCGTCCAGGATCTTTATCGCGTTTATCCTTTCTCCTCGATCGCGCTGCACACGTCGCTGGCGCTTCTGCTCGCGGCGACGGCGTTGCTGCTGCATCGGCCCGACAAGGGGATCGTCGCGGTCATCAACAGCGACGGCTCGACGGGGATGGTGCTGCGCGCGCTTCTCCCCGCCGCCGTGATGGTGCCGTTTGTCGTGGGGTGGATCCGGATGCACGGCCAGCACCGCGGGCTCTACGGGACGGAGTTCGGCCTGGCGCTTTTCATGGTCGCCAACGTCGTGGCCCTTTGCGCGATGATCGGTCTCACCGCGCGCTCCCTGTTACGCATTGAGGAGGAACGGGCGAAAGCCCAGCGCGCTCTCGCGGAGAGCGAGCGGAGCGTCGCGACAACGCTGAACAGCATCGGCGATGGCGTGATAGCGACGGATACCGACGCGCGGGTCGTCCGCATGAATCCGGTCGCGGAGCGGCTGACGGGGTGGCCGTTCGCCGAGGCGCGCGGTAAACCGCTCAGCGACATCTTCCGGATCGAAAACGAGGACACACGGCAGCCGGTCGAAAGCCCGGTCGAGCGCGTGCTGCGCGAGGGCGTGGTGGTCGGGCTGGCGAACCACACGGTGCTCCTTTCGCGCGACGGGACCGAGCGGCCCATCGACGACAGCGGCGCGCCGATCCTGGACGAGGATCGCGGTATCGGCGGCGTGGTTCTCGTGTTTCACGACGTGACGGAAGCGCGCGAGGCGGAGCGCCGATTGCGGCGCAGCGAGCGACGGTTCGCGCGCATCCTCGAATCCGGAATCGTGGGCGTCGTCATCACGACGATCGAAGGGGCGATCGAGGAAGCCAACGACGCCTTCCTCGACCTGATCGGTTATACGCGGGACGACCTCGCGGCGGGAAAACTTCGCTGGACGGAATTGACGCCTCCGGAATGGCGGCACACGCACGCCTCGGCCATGAAACAGCTCGAGACCACCGGCATCGCGCGCCCCTGGGTAAAGGAGTATGTCCGAAAAGACGGAACCCGCGTTCCGGTGCTGGTCGGCATCGCGTCGCTTACCCGGAAACACAATGTCGGTATCGTCGTCGATCTCACGGAACAAAAGCGCGCGGAAAAGGCGCTGTCGGCCAGCGAGGCGCGATTCGCGCGCCTTGCCGAGTCGGGCATCATCGGGATCGCCGTCGGCGACACGCAGGGGAATGTCGTCGAGGTCAACGACGCGTACCTGTCCATGACGGGATATACGCGGCAGGAATTTGAGGAAGGCCGCGTGAACTGGGCCGAACAGACGCCGCCCGAATGGCGCGACGGCGACGCGGCCGCCATCCGGCAACTCGCCGAGCGCGGCGTGGTGTCCCCGTGGGAAAAGGAAGTATTTCACAAGTCGGGGCGGCGCGTGCCGATTCTCGTCGGCGTCTCCGCCCTGGAAAGCCCGTACAACATCGCGTTTATCGCCGACCTGACCGAGCGGAAAAAAACCGAGGCGGACCTTCGCAAGACGGAGGAACAGCTCCGGCAGTCCCAGAAGATGGAGGCGATCGGGCGGCTGGCCGGCGGCGTGGCGCACGACTTTAACAACCTTTTGACGGTCATCGCCGGGCGCGCCGAGATTCTTCTTGGCGAGATCCACGAGAACGATCCGATGCGCCTTGACGTCAAGGAAATCGTCGACGCGGCGACGCGCGGGAGCGATCTGACGCAACAGCTCCTTGCGTTCAGCCGGAAGCAGATCATCCAGCCCAAGGTCGTCGATCTCAACGAAACGATCGCGGCGGTGGAACGGATGCTCCGGCGGGTGATCGGCGAGGACGTGGAGCTCTCCTTCGCGTTCGGCGCGGGGATCGGCCTTGTCGAAGTCGATCCGGGACAGATGCATCAGGTGCTGATGAACCTTGTCGTCAACGCCCGCGACGCGATGCCGGAAGGCGGAAAGCTCACCATCGAAACGGCGAACGTCACGCTCGACGAGGACTACGCGCGGACGCACGTCGAGGTGGCTCCGGGCGCCTATGTGATGATCGCCGTCAGCGACACCGGCGCGGGGATGGACAAGGAAACGCAGGCGCGGATTTTCGAGCCGTTCTTTACGACGAAGCCGGCCGGCCGCGGCACCGGCCTTGGCCTGGCCACCGTGTTCGGCATCTTGAAGCAGAGCCGCGGCCACGTCTGGGTGTACAGCGAACGCGGCAAGGGGACGACATTCAAGCTGTACCTGCCGCGAACCGATCGAGCCGCGCATCCGGAGACCGCGGCGTCGGCCGTCTCGACGCTGCGCGGCACGGAGACGATTCTCCTTGTCGAGGACGACGCGCCGGTGCGTCGCCTTTGCCAACGAATCCTGGAGCGCGCGGGCTATCGGTTGCTCATTGCCGAAAACGGCGGCGACGCGGTCCTGATTTGCGAGCAACACGCCGGGGCGATCGACCTTTTGATCACGGACGTCGTCATGCCGCGCATGAGCGGACGCGAGCTCGGTGAGCGCATCCAACCGCTGCGTCCGGAGATGAAGACGCTTTTCATGTCGGGCTACACGGAGGACGCGATCGTCCGGCACGGTGTCCTGACCGCGGGCATTCCGTTCGTCCAGAAACCGATGACGCCCGACGCGTTGCTGCGAAAGGTGCGGCAGGTGCTCGACGCGACGTGACCATCACGCGCGCCGAGGCCCGGCGCGACCGGAATTCCAGCGGAGACCGATGCGCGCCGCGTTGGCGGCTGTTTTTCGTTTACGAACCGGCGCGCGACTTTTTGTGTCCGCGTGCGGAAACGTGGTAGCCGGTGCCGTTTTGCGTCGCAACCGATCGTCCGAGCAAATAGGAGACAAGCGCATTCAGGCTGACGCCCTCGTTGTCGGCTTGCCGCACGAGGTCCCGATGCAGTTCTTTCGGAATACGGACGTTGAACTGACCGCTGAAGTGGTGCTTCGGTTCCGGGACGGGCATCTCACGCTCGATCAGCTCCTCGATCATGAGCCCGATCGCTTCCTGGGCGTTTTCCATCGCCTCCGCGGCCGTCACCCCGCCCGTGAAAATCGTCGGAAAATCGGGAATGCGCGCGTACCATCCTCCGAACTCGTTCGGAACGATGTTGATTTCGTACTCGAAAGAACGTGCCACGTCTTTTTTGCGTTTCATCATTTGTCTCACAATTTTTCCAATAAACCGACGACCTTCTTGACGTCGACCGTTGAGCAAAATGTCCGAGTGCCGTGAGGTTTCACGATCATGATCGAGACGCCCTGGCCGTCCGGCCGAAATATCCGGTGACTTCCGGCCGCGCGAACTTCGTGGAAGCCGAGGTCGTTCAGAACGCGAACCAATTCGCCAAAGCGGATGCTGCCTGGATTTTGCCTTAACTTACGTTTCAGTTTCTCCAGACCGCTCATGACTATTTGTAACTGCATTCGGTTACGGCGTCAACCCGCGCGAAGCTGCCGCATTACGACCTGTTCCGTCGGCGAGCGGTCCGCCTTCGTCACGCGATACACCGCCATCGTATCCCCGGCGCCGGCGGTGTTGTCGCGGATCGTGATGCGATGCACCTCGTTGTCCGCGAAGGCGGCGACAAGCTCCCGCGAGTGCTCCGGATAGGTGATGACGTACGTGCAGCGGCGGCGGGCGTCGTGCGGCGTGCGCGGCGCGGCGTGCGCCGTGTTGAGCCCCAGGATGTCGAGCGCGTACCGCTCACCGAGATAGCGGATCGCGCCCGCGTCGAACAGGCAGACGATCGCGTCCGGCTCCGTGTTTTCGCGCACCCAGACGCCCATCGTTTCCTGCATCGCGTGGATGTCGCGGCTCATCACGGCGAAGCGGTGCGACAGATCGGAAACGCGCAGCAGATACGTGGACGGC belongs to bacterium and includes:
- a CDS encoding type II toxin-antitoxin system HicA family toxin, whose translation is MSGLEKLKRKLRQNPGSIRFGELVRVLNDLGFHEVRAAGSHRIFRPDGQGVSIMIVKPHGTRTFCSTVDVKKVVGLLEKL